One genomic segment of Panicum virgatum strain AP13 chromosome 2N, P.virgatum_v5, whole genome shotgun sequence includes these proteins:
- the LOC120659685 gene encoding phospholipase D delta-like isoform X1, translating to MGKHSIESGVSMLLHGDLDIQIIEAKCLPNMDLMTERMRKCFTGYGACSTDCGKSDAHPDMRKIITSDPYVSVCLSGATVAQTRVIANSENPKWEEHFYVQVAHSVSRVEFLVKDNDVFGAELIGVASVPVEQIAPGDMVTGWFPIAGQYSNPMKPSPELHLSIQYKTIDTNPLYKDGVGADGRQSVGVPNAYFPLRKGGMVTLYQDAHVPDDFRPQIEIDGGRTYEQNKCWEDICHAIIEAHHLIYIVGWSLYHPVRLVRESSKPVPNGNPLTIGELLKRKVQEGVRVIVLLWDDKTSHDKFLLKTDGLMHTHDEEARKFFRHSGVHCVLSPRYASNKLSIFKQQVVGTLFTHHQKCVIVDTQATGNNRKITSFIGGLDLCDGRYDTPEHRLFKDLDTIFKDDFHNPTFPVNKIGPRQPWHDLHCKIEGPAAYDILTNFEQRWRKSAKWKVSVRRAVSWHHDTLVKIDRMSWIVSPSADELNAHVCDEKDPENWHVQVFRSIDSGSVKGFPKLVQEAESQNLVCAKNLQIDKSIHNAYIKAIRSAQHFVYIENQYFIGSSYYWSAHRSAGAENLIPIELAIKIARKIKAKERFAAYIVIPMWPEGNPTTAAMQEILYWQGHTMSMMYKIVADALRKEGLHESHPQEYLNFYCLGKREVSSDVSSMNTSNENSAMRLAQKFRRFMIYVHSKGMIVDDEYVLIGSANINQRSMDGSRDTEIAMGAYQPHYSWAGSGSPPRGQVYGYRMSLWAEHLGTVEECFRQPESEECVQRVNQVADDNWASYVSPQMEDMKGHLMRYPVKVEQDGRVGPLPGQESFPDVGGKVLGTHSSLPNALTT from the exons ATGGGGAAACACTCTATTGAATCTGGGGTTAGTATGCTCCTGCATGGAGACTTGGACATACAGATAATTGAAGCAAAATGTCTCCCCAATATGGATCTCATGACAGAAAGGATGCGAAAATGTTTTACTGGGTATGGAGCTTGCAGCACTGACTGTGGGAAGTCTGATGCACACCCAGACATGAGGAAGATCATTACTAGTGATCCGTATGTTTCAGTTTGCCTCTCAGGAGCAACGGTGGCACAAACTCGAGTCATTGCCAACTCGGAGAACCCTAAATGGGAGGAACATTTCTATGTTCAAGTTGCACATTCAGTTAGCAGAGTTGAGTTTCTTGTAAAGGACAATGATGTTTTCGGGGCAGAGCTTATCGGTGTTGCTTCAGTACCAGTTGAGCAGATCGCACCAGGTGATATGGTCACTGGCTGGTTTCCAATTGCTGGTCAGTACAGTAATCCTATGAAGCCGTCTCCTGAACTGCATTTGTCTATCCAGTATAAGACAATCGACACGAACCCATTATACAAAGATGGAGTTGGTGCTGATGGTCGTCAGAGTGTTGGTGTCCCAAATGCATATTTCCCTCTTAGGAAGGGTGGTATGGTCACACTATATCAAGATGCTCATGTTCCTGATGATTTCCGACCTCAAATTGAGATCGATGGTGGGAGGACATATGAACAAAACAAATGCTGGGAAGATATTTGTCATGCAATCATTGAGGCTCATCATCTCATCTACATAGTCGGCTGGTCCTTGTATCACCCTGTGAGGCTTGTAAGGGAATCATCAAAACCTGTTCCTAATGGAAACCCACTAACAATTGGGGAACTTTTGAAGCGCAAAGTTCAAGAAGGAGTCCGTGTTATAGTGTTACTTTGGGATGACAAAACATCACATGATAAATTTCTCTTAAAAACG GATGGGCTCATGCATACACATGATGAGGAAGCTCGCAAATTTTTCAGGCATTCAGGTGTCCATTGTGTGTTGTCTCCTCGCTATGCTAGCAACAAACTTAGCATTTTCAAGCAGCAG GTTGTAGGAACTTTGTTTACACACCATCAGAAATGTGTCATTGTAGACACCCAAGCCACAGGAAACAATCGAAAAATAACTTCTTTTATTGGTGGTCTAGACTTGTGTGATGGCAGATATGATACACCTGAACACAGGCTTTTCAAGGATTTAGATACTATTTTCAAGGATGATTTCCATAACCCCACATTCCCT GTTAATAAGATTGGACCCAGACAACCATGGCACGATTTACATTGCAAAATTGAGGGTCCTGCTGCATATGATATACTTACAAACTTTGAACAGAGATGGAGAAAATCTGCAAAATGGAAAGTCAGTGTCAGAAGAGCTGTAAGTTGGCATCATGATACATTGGTAAAAATAGATCGGATGTCGTGGATTGTTTCACCCTCTGCGGATGAATTAAATGCACATGTTTGTGATGAAAAGGATCCTGAAAACTGGCATGTACAG GTTTTCCGGTCAATTGATTCTGGATCTGTAAAAGGATtcccaaaacttgttcaagagGCTGAATCCCAG AATCTTGTCTGTGCAAAGAATCTGCAGATAGACAAGAGCATACACAATGCTTATATTAAAGCCATCAGATCTGCACAGCACTTTGTCTATATTGAAAACCAGTACTTTATTGGATCTTCATACTACTGGTCTGCACACAGAAGTGCAG GTGCCGAGAACCTAATACCAATTGAATTGGCCATAAAGATTGCAAGAAAGATTAAGGCAAAGGAGAGGTTTGCAGCATATATTGTTATACCAATGTGGCCTGAAGGCAATCCGACTACTGCTGCTATGCAGGAGATCCTCTATTGGCAG GGGCATACTATGTCCATGATGTACAAGATTGTCGCAGATGCTCTTCGAAAGGAGGGTTTACATGAAAGTCATCCACAGGAGTACCTGAACTTCTATTGCCTTGGCAAGCGCGAAGTCTCGAGTGATGTTTCATCAATGAACACTTCCAATGAGAACTCTGCAATG cGTTTGGCCCAGAAGTTCAGGAGGTTCATGATCTACGTGCACTCAAAAGGGATGATTGTTGACGATGAGTACGTGCTCATTGGATCGGCCAACATAAACCAGAGATCCATGGATGGCTCACGGGACACGGAGATCGCCATGGGTGCGTACCAGCCTCACTACAGCTGGGCTGGAAGCGGCAGCCCTCCACGAGGACAG GTGTACGGGTACAGGATGTCTCTTTGGGCAGAGCACCTTGGCACGGTGGAggagtgcttccgccagccagAGTCCGAGGAGTGCGTGCAGCGGGTGAACCAGGTGGCGGATGACAACTGGGCGAGCTACGTCTCACCACAGATGGAGGATATGAAGGGCCATCTCATGAGGTACCCCGTGAAGGTCGAGCAAGACGGGAGGGTGGGGCCGTTGCCTGGGCAGGAGAGCTTCCCGGATGTCGGTGGCAAGGTGCTGGGCACCCACTCATCGCTCCCCAACGCACTGACGACGTGA
- the LOC120659685 gene encoding phospholipase D delta-like isoform X2, which produces MQDGLMHTHDEEARKFFRHSGVHCVLSPRYASNKLSIFKQQVVGTLFTHHQKCVIVDTQATGNNRKITSFIGGLDLCDGRYDTPEHRLFKDLDTIFKDDFHNPTFPVNKIGPRQPWHDLHCKIEGPAAYDILTNFEQRWRKSAKWKVSVRRAVSWHHDTLVKIDRMSWIVSPSADELNAHVCDEKDPENWHVQVFRSIDSGSVKGFPKLVQEAESQNLVCAKNLQIDKSIHNAYIKAIRSAQHFVYIENQYFIGSSYYWSAHRSAGAENLIPIELAIKIARKIKAKERFAAYIVIPMWPEGNPTTAAMQEILYWQGHTMSMMYKIVADALRKEGLHESHPQEYLNFYCLGKREVSSDVSSMNTSNENSAMRLAQKFRRFMIYVHSKGMIVDDEYVLIGSANINQRSMDGSRDTEIAMGAYQPHYSWAGSGSPPRGQVYGYRMSLWAEHLGTVEECFRQPESEECVQRVNQVADDNWASYVSPQMEDMKGHLMRYPVKVEQDGRVGPLPGQESFPDVGGKVLGTHSSLPNALTT; this is translated from the exons ATGCAGGATGGGCTCATGCATACACATGATGAGGAAGCTCGCAAATTTTTCAGGCATTCAGGTGTCCATTGTGTGTTGTCTCCTCGCTATGCTAGCAACAAACTTAGCATTTTCAAGCAGCAG GTTGTAGGAACTTTGTTTACACACCATCAGAAATGTGTCATTGTAGACACCCAAGCCACAGGAAACAATCGAAAAATAACTTCTTTTATTGGTGGTCTAGACTTGTGTGATGGCAGATATGATACACCTGAACACAGGCTTTTCAAGGATTTAGATACTATTTTCAAGGATGATTTCCATAACCCCACATTCCCT GTTAATAAGATTGGACCCAGACAACCATGGCACGATTTACATTGCAAAATTGAGGGTCCTGCTGCATATGATATACTTACAAACTTTGAACAGAGATGGAGAAAATCTGCAAAATGGAAAGTCAGTGTCAGAAGAGCTGTAAGTTGGCATCATGATACATTGGTAAAAATAGATCGGATGTCGTGGATTGTTTCACCCTCTGCGGATGAATTAAATGCACATGTTTGTGATGAAAAGGATCCTGAAAACTGGCATGTACAG GTTTTCCGGTCAATTGATTCTGGATCTGTAAAAGGATtcccaaaacttgttcaagagGCTGAATCCCAG AATCTTGTCTGTGCAAAGAATCTGCAGATAGACAAGAGCATACACAATGCTTATATTAAAGCCATCAGATCTGCACAGCACTTTGTCTATATTGAAAACCAGTACTTTATTGGATCTTCATACTACTGGTCTGCACACAGAAGTGCAG GTGCCGAGAACCTAATACCAATTGAATTGGCCATAAAGATTGCAAGAAAGATTAAGGCAAAGGAGAGGTTTGCAGCATATATTGTTATACCAATGTGGCCTGAAGGCAATCCGACTACTGCTGCTATGCAGGAGATCCTCTATTGGCAG GGGCATACTATGTCCATGATGTACAAGATTGTCGCAGATGCTCTTCGAAAGGAGGGTTTACATGAAAGTCATCCACAGGAGTACCTGAACTTCTATTGCCTTGGCAAGCGCGAAGTCTCGAGTGATGTTTCATCAATGAACACTTCCAATGAGAACTCTGCAATG cGTTTGGCCCAGAAGTTCAGGAGGTTCATGATCTACGTGCACTCAAAAGGGATGATTGTTGACGATGAGTACGTGCTCATTGGATCGGCCAACATAAACCAGAGATCCATGGATGGCTCACGGGACACGGAGATCGCCATGGGTGCGTACCAGCCTCACTACAGCTGGGCTGGAAGCGGCAGCCCTCCACGAGGACAG GTGTACGGGTACAGGATGTCTCTTTGGGCAGAGCACCTTGGCACGGTGGAggagtgcttccgccagccagAGTCCGAGGAGTGCGTGCAGCGGGTGAACCAGGTGGCGGATGACAACTGGGCGAGCTACGTCTCACCACAGATGGAGGATATGAAGGGCCATCTCATGAGGTACCCCGTGAAGGTCGAGCAAGACGGGAGGGTGGGGCCGTTGCCTGGGCAGGAGAGCTTCCCGGATGTCGGTGGCAAGGTGCTGGGCACCCACTCATCGCTCCCCAACGCACTGACGACGTGA
- the LOC120659686 gene encoding uncharacterized protein LOC120659686 isoform X2 encodes MAVTGARARLLLPSLAASSSPRPRLLALPPRHRRPRGSLASSAAGGRGQLRVRMARTESTGVAVGFRAPQFELPEPLTGNLWTLDDFEGNPALLVMFICNHCPFVKHLKKDIAKLTSFYMEKGLGAVAISSNSIRTHPQDGPERMAEDAKLFNYPFPYLYDESQEVAKAFGAVCTPEFFLFKKDGRRPFELFYHGQFDDSRPSNNVPVTGRDLSRAIDCALSGQELPFVQKPSVGCSIKWHP; translated from the exons ATGGCCGTCACCGGCGCGcgggcccgcctcctcctcccctccctcgcgGCCTCCTCGTCGCCCCGCCCGCGGCTCCTCGCGCTcccgccccgccaccgccgcccgcgcggctCCCTCGCCTCGTCGGCTGCCGGGGGCAGGGGGCAGCTCCGGGTGCGCATGGCGAGGACGGAGTCCACCGGCGTCGCCGTCGGTTTCCGCGCGCCGCAGTTCGAG CTCCCGGAGCCACTGACCGGGAATCTCTGGACGTTGGATGATTTCGAGGGCAACCCGGCGCTGCTG GTTATGTTCATTTGCAATCACTGTCCATTTGTAAAACATCTGAAAAAGGATATTGCAAAGCTCACCTCTTTCTATATGGAG AAAGGACTTGGAGCAGTTGCCATATCGTCAAACTCAATTAGGACGCACCCCCAG GATGGTCCAGAGCGCATGGCTGAAGATGCAAAATTGTTCAACTATCCTTTCCCCTATCTTTATGATGAG TCTCAAGAAGTAGCTAAAGCTTTTGGAGCAGTCTGCACACCAGAGTTTTTCTTGTTCAAAAAG GATGGACGAAGGCCTTTCGAACTTTTCTACCATGGACAGTTCGATGATTCAAGACCCAGTAACAATGTGCCAGTAACAGGAAG GGATCTAAGTCGCGCAATTGACTGCGCGCTCAGTGGCCAAGAATTGCCTTTTGTACAAAAACCTAG TGTTGGGTGCAGCATCAAATGGCACCCATGA
- the LOC120659686 gene encoding uncharacterized protein LOC120659686 isoform X1: MAVTGARARLLLPSLAASSSPRPRLLALPPRHRRPRGSLASSAAGGRGQLRVRMARTESTGVAVGFRAPQFELPEPLTGNLWTLDDFEGNPALLVMFICNHCPFVKHLKKDIAKLTSFYMEKGLGAVAISSNSIRTHPQDGPERMAEDAKLFNYPFPYLYDESQEVAKAFGAVCTPEFFLFKKQDGRRPFELFYHGQFDDSRPSNNVPVTGRDLSRAIDCALSGQELPFVQKPSVGCSIKWHP, translated from the exons ATGGCCGTCACCGGCGCGcgggcccgcctcctcctcccctccctcgcgGCCTCCTCGTCGCCCCGCCCGCGGCTCCTCGCGCTcccgccccgccaccgccgcccgcgcggctCCCTCGCCTCGTCGGCTGCCGGGGGCAGGGGGCAGCTCCGGGTGCGCATGGCGAGGACGGAGTCCACCGGCGTCGCCGTCGGTTTCCGCGCGCCGCAGTTCGAG CTCCCGGAGCCACTGACCGGGAATCTCTGGACGTTGGATGATTTCGAGGGCAACCCGGCGCTGCTG GTTATGTTCATTTGCAATCACTGTCCATTTGTAAAACATCTGAAAAAGGATATTGCAAAGCTCACCTCTTTCTATATGGAG AAAGGACTTGGAGCAGTTGCCATATCGTCAAACTCAATTAGGACGCACCCCCAG GATGGTCCAGAGCGCATGGCTGAAGATGCAAAATTGTTCAACTATCCTTTCCCCTATCTTTATGATGAG TCTCAAGAAGTAGCTAAAGCTTTTGGAGCAGTCTGCACACCAGAGTTTTTCTTGTTCAAAAAG CAGGATGGACGAAGGCCTTTCGAACTTTTCTACCATGGACAGTTCGATGATTCAAGACCCAGTAACAATGTGCCAGTAACAGGAAG GGATCTAAGTCGCGCAATTGACTGCGCGCTCAGTGGCCAAGAATTGCCTTTTGTACAAAAACCTAG TGTTGGGTGCAGCATCAAATGGCACCCATGA
- the LOC120659686 gene encoding uncharacterized protein LOC120659686 isoform X3, translating into MAVTGARARLLLPSLAASSSPRPRLLALPPRHRRPRGSLASSAAGGRGQLRVRMARTESTGVAVGFRAPQFELPEPLTGNLWTLDDFEGNPALLVMFICNHCPFVKHLKKDIAKLTSFYMEKGLGAVAISSNSIRTHPQDGPERMAEDAKLFNYPFPYLYDESQEVAKAFGAVCTPEFFLFKKQDGRRPFELFYHGQFDDSRPSNNVPVTGSFAGI; encoded by the exons ATGGCCGTCACCGGCGCGcgggcccgcctcctcctcccctccctcgcgGCCTCCTCGTCGCCCCGCCCGCGGCTCCTCGCGCTcccgccccgccaccgccgcccgcgcggctCCCTCGCCTCGTCGGCTGCCGGGGGCAGGGGGCAGCTCCGGGTGCGCATGGCGAGGACGGAGTCCACCGGCGTCGCCGTCGGTTTCCGCGCGCCGCAGTTCGAG CTCCCGGAGCCACTGACCGGGAATCTCTGGACGTTGGATGATTTCGAGGGCAACCCGGCGCTGCTG GTTATGTTCATTTGCAATCACTGTCCATTTGTAAAACATCTGAAAAAGGATATTGCAAAGCTCACCTCTTTCTATATGGAG AAAGGACTTGGAGCAGTTGCCATATCGTCAAACTCAATTAGGACGCACCCCCAG GATGGTCCAGAGCGCATGGCTGAAGATGCAAAATTGTTCAACTATCCTTTCCCCTATCTTTATGATGAG TCTCAAGAAGTAGCTAAAGCTTTTGGAGCAGTCTGCACACCAGAGTTTTTCTTGTTCAAAAAG CAGGATGGACGAAGGCCTTTCGAACTTTTCTACCATGGACAGTTCGATGATTCAAGACCCAGTAACAATGTGCCAGTAACAGGAAG tTTTGCAGGGATCTAA
- the LOC120659686 gene encoding uncharacterized protein LOC120659686 isoform X4, which yields MAVTGARARLLLPSLAASSSPRPRLLALPPRHRRPRGSLASSAAGGRGQLRVRMARTESTGVAVGFRAPQFELPEPLTGNLWTLDDFEGNPALLVMFICNHCPFVKHLKKDIAKLTSFYMEKGLGAVAISSNSIRTHPQDGPERMAEDAKLFNYPFPYLYDESQEVAKAFGAVCTPEFFLFKKDGRRPFELFYHGQFDDSRPSNNVPVTGSFAGI from the exons ATGGCCGTCACCGGCGCGcgggcccgcctcctcctcccctccctcgcgGCCTCCTCGTCGCCCCGCCCGCGGCTCCTCGCGCTcccgccccgccaccgccgcccgcgcggctCCCTCGCCTCGTCGGCTGCCGGGGGCAGGGGGCAGCTCCGGGTGCGCATGGCGAGGACGGAGTCCACCGGCGTCGCCGTCGGTTTCCGCGCGCCGCAGTTCGAG CTCCCGGAGCCACTGACCGGGAATCTCTGGACGTTGGATGATTTCGAGGGCAACCCGGCGCTGCTG GTTATGTTCATTTGCAATCACTGTCCATTTGTAAAACATCTGAAAAAGGATATTGCAAAGCTCACCTCTTTCTATATGGAG AAAGGACTTGGAGCAGTTGCCATATCGTCAAACTCAATTAGGACGCACCCCCAG GATGGTCCAGAGCGCATGGCTGAAGATGCAAAATTGTTCAACTATCCTTTCCCCTATCTTTATGATGAG TCTCAAGAAGTAGCTAAAGCTTTTGGAGCAGTCTGCACACCAGAGTTTTTCTTGTTCAAAAAG GATGGACGAAGGCCTTTCGAACTTTTCTACCATGGACAGTTCGATGATTCAAGACCCAGTAACAATGTGCCAGTAACAGGAAG tTTTGCAGGGATCTAA
- the LOC120662360 gene encoding uncharacterized protein LOC120662360 has translation METARSALLAGGISGAITLLRPSRLCGCGLAGNACGGDVAAGGKVGIFLVKGKTLENFAKGKTLEKISCQSGQFWRRPNSIHSPSPPPAPPSAVVAHPPRRRADPPPPTLLRPDEKRARALRSLGKLSPLRSSRQPSLLRHDGFDSGCPRIRRLRRWRRRGRRPLRPADPGAGVLPPDLLFDVLLRLPAKELCRLRAVCRSWRSLTFDPLFVGEHAARHPLFLANFRDDRARVHVVDLSGNVVKVIPNPDGDRLLPTRLDLACAATAVHIFRIWEDWRYRRVQGATDVQLAQVPFPAMHSGGRGRAMRNSSTQAAPSSLVSIYSFDLEREEWRGILRGPIHDIFQTDEYDDDLGDYLSLWYRTTLADLRGSLGLLHYRKHQHIMDLWLLKDFDNGLWVKAYRIQIEPIFPTTESHVNSLFMLDDGRIVIHFALTGWLFIYDPRTNTSAQVEMRQLDALAMYTGNLLTLQVGDMV, from the exons ATGGAGACGGCGCGCTCTGCTCTGCTAGCTGGAGGCATATCCGGTGCAATCACCCTGCTCCGACCCTCAAGGCTGTGTGGCTGCGGGCTCGCTGGAAATGCTTGTGGTGGCGACGTGGCAGCCGGGGGCAAAGTGGGCATTTTTCTTGTCAAAGGGAAAACTTTGGAAAATTTTGCTAAAGGGAAGACTTTGGAAAAAATTTCTTGTCAAAGTGGGCAATTTTGGCGACGCCCCAATTCTATCCATTCCCCTTCGCCcccacccgcgccgccgtccgccgtcgTTGCTCACCCCCCTCGCCGCAGAGCAGATCCCCCACCGCCGACGCTCCTCCGGCCGGATGAGAAGCGCGCCCGCGCGCTACGGTCACTAGGTAAGCTCAGCCCTCTTCGTTCATCGCGCCAGCCCTCACTTCTCCGGCATGACGGTTTCGATTCTGGATGCCCGCGGATCCGTAGGCTTCGTCGATGGCGTCGCCGGGGCCGTCGTCCGCTCCGGCCAGCCGATCCGGGCGCCGGCGTGCTGCCCCCGGACCTGCTGTTCGACGTCCTGCTGCGGCTGCCCGCCAAGGAGCtctgccgcctccgcgccgtctgCCGCTCCTGGCGCTCCCTCACCTTCGACCCGCTCTTCGTCGGCGAGCACGCGGCGCGCCACCCGCTCTTCCTGGCCAATTTCCGGGACGACAGGGCGCGCGTCCATGTCGTGGATCTGTCCGGCAACGTGGTGAAGGTGATACCCAACCCGGACGGCGACCGGCTGCTCCCCACGCGCCTCGATCTGGCCTGCGCAGCGACG GCCGTACACATCTTTCGCATTTGGGAGGATTGGCGCTACCGGAGAGTACAAGGTGCTACGGATGTTCAGCTGGCCCAG GTTCCCTTTCCAGCCATGCACAGTGGAGGGCGAGGCCGAGCCATGAGAAATTCGTCGACCCAGGCAGCGCCATCGTCGTTGGTGAG CATCTATTCGTTTGACCTTGAGAGAGAGGAATGGAGGGGAATTCTGCGAGGGCCAATACATGACATCTTTCAAACCGATGAGTATGATGATGATTTGGGTGACTACCTTTCCCTTTGGTATCGGACTACTCTAGCTGATCTGAGAGGCTCATTAGGTCTTCTGCACTACCGCAAGCACCAGCACATCATGGACCTCTGGCTTCTGAAAGACTTCGACAATGGTCTCTGGGTGAAAGCGTACAGGATTCAAATTGAACCAATTTTCCCTACTACCGAGAGCCATGTAAATTCATTGTTTATGTTAGATGACGGAAGGATAGTCATCCATTTCGCACTAACTGGATGGCTGTTCATCTATGATCCAAGAACCAACACTTCTGCACAAGTGGAGATGAGACAACTTGATGCGCTTGCGATGTACACTGGAAATCTGCTGACTTTACAAGTTGGTGACATGGTGTAG